The following proteins come from a genomic window of Flavobacterium eburneipallidum:
- a CDS encoding tRNA1(Val) (adenine(37)-N6)-methyltransferase — translation MSKFQFKQFSLEQDRCAMKIGTDGVLLGAWTPIENNPFSVLDIGAGTGIIALMLAQRTSAEQIDALEIDEDAYEQATDNFENSPWNDRLFCFHAGLDEFVEEPEDEYDLIVSNPPFYSEDYKSDNEQRDLARFQDAMPFEDLVEAAALLLSENGIFSVIIPFKEEENFLALANECELYPLKITRVKGTPTSEIKRSLLAFSRNEIDNFPIDELIIETARHIYTPEYIALTKDFYLKM, via the coding sequence ATGTCTAAATTCCAGTTTAAGCAATTTTCCCTCGAACAAGACCGTTGTGCCATGAAAATTGGAACCGATGGCGTTTTATTGGGTGCTTGGACTCCTATCGAAAATAATCCGTTTAGTGTTTTGGATATTGGCGCAGGAACAGGAATCATTGCCTTGATGTTAGCGCAAAGAACTTCAGCTGAACAAATCGATGCTTTAGAAATTGACGAAGATGCCTATGAACAAGCGACAGATAATTTTGAAAATTCTCCTTGGAATGACCGCTTGTTTTGTTTTCACGCTGGTTTGGACGAATTTGTAGAAGAACCCGAAGACGAATACGATTTAATAGTTTCCAATCCTCCTTTTTACAGCGAAGATTATAAATCGGACAATGAACAACGAGATTTAGCACGTTTTCAGGACGCTATGCCTTTTGAAGATTTGGTTGAAGCAGCCGCTTTATTACTTTCTGAAAACGGAATCTTCTCTGTTATTATTCCTTTTAAAGAAGAAGAAAATTTCTTGGCTCTTGCCAATGAATGCGAATTGTATCCCCTAAAAATTACCCGAGTAAAAGGAACTCCAACCTCCGAAATCAAACGCAGTCTTTTGGCTTTTAGCCGCAATGAAATTGACAACTTTCCTATTGATGAATTAATCATCGAAACCGCACGACATATTTATACTCCAGAATACATTGCTTTGACAAAGGATTTTTATTTGAAGATGTAA
- the rimM gene encoding ribosome maturation factor RimM (Essential for efficient processing of 16S rRNA) produces MRKEDCFYLGKIAKKFSFKGEVLAYLDTDEPELYENLESVFVECNKHLVPFFIESSSLHKNDFLRIRFEDVKTEDEADALLGNDLYLPLRMLPKLTGNKFYFHEVIGFEVEDKRLGIVGEIQSVNDTTAQPLFEVINKDGAEILIPMIDHFLVKVDRENKKIIMDLPEGLIEMYL; encoded by the coding sequence ATGCGTAAAGAGGATTGTTTCTATTTAGGTAAAATTGCCAAAAAATTTAGTTTCAAAGGAGAAGTTCTTGCCTATTTAGACACGGACGAACCAGAGTTATACGAAAACTTGGAATCAGTGTTTGTTGAATGCAACAAACACTTGGTTCCTTTTTTTATTGAAAGTAGTTCCCTTCACAAAAACGATTTCCTTCGCATTCGTTTTGAAGATGTAAAAACCGAAGACGAAGCCGATGCCTTATTGGGCAACGATTTATACCTTCCATTAAGAATGTTGCCCAAACTTACGGGTAACAAATTCTATTTCCACGAAGTAATTGGCTTTGAAGTAGAAGACAAACGTCTGGGAATTGTTGGAGAAATCCAATCAGTCAACGACACAACTGCGCAACCACTTTTTGAAGTTATTAATAAAGACGGAGCAGAAATTCTAATTCCAATGATTGACCATTTCTTGGTTAAAGTAGATCGCGAAAACAAAAAAATCATCATGGACTTGCCAGAAGGTTTGATTGAAATGTATTTGTAA
- a CDS encoding 30S ribosomal protein S16 — MSVKIRLQRHGKKQKPFYWVVAADARSKRDGKYLEKIGTYNPNTNPATIELNLDSAVKWLHNGAQPTDTAKAILSYKGALLKHHLDGGIRKGALTQEQADAKLAAWLEAKAGKVDAKKDGLSKAQADAKAKAFKAEQEVNAKRLAAAAQAEADAIAAATPAEEEATEEVVAETEEAPAAEENNETEA, encoded by the coding sequence ATGTCAGTAAAAATTAGATTACAAAGACACGGTAAAAAACAAAAACCGTTTTACTGGGTTGTAGCAGCAGATGCTCGCTCAAAAAGAGATGGTAAATACCTAGAAAAAATTGGTACTTACAATCCAAACACAAATCCTGCAACTATCGAATTAAACTTGGATAGTGCTGTAAAATGGTTGCACAATGGTGCTCAACCAACTGATACTGCAAAAGCAATTCTTTCTTACAAAGGAGCTTTATTGAAACACCACCTTGATGGAGGTATTCGTAAAGGAGCTTTGACTCAAGAACAAGCTGATGCAAAATTAGCAGCTTGGTTAGAAGCTAAAGCTGGAAAAGTGGATGCTAAAAAAGATGGTTTATCAAAAGCGCAAGCTGATGCTAAAGCTAAAGCTTTCAAAGCAGAACAAGAAGTAAATGCAAAACGTTTAGCTGCTGCTGCACAAGCTGAAGCTGACGCAATTGCTGCTGCAACTCCTGCAGAAGAAGAAGCTACTGAAGAAGTAGTTGCTGAAACTGAAGAAGCTCCAGCTGCTGAAGAAAATAACGAAACAGAAGCATAA
- a CDS encoding porin family protein: MRLLLQIFLLFAVVDGFSQEATPELTPVKIDSLYREDQFYISVSLNSLQNKPIGLTQEKFSPGFTFGFLRDMPINKKRTFAIAPGLGFSFNNYNQNLAITKSNGVSVYNVLDSDVAYSKNKFSQLSVEVPLELRWRSSTYESHKFWRIYGGFKMSYLIYDKSVFQDGQGKIVVSNNKDFTKFQYGAYIASGYNTINVYAYYGLNPLFESAKNSTESIDMNSINFGVIFYVL; this comes from the coding sequence ATGCGTTTATTGCTCCAAATATTTCTTCTATTTGCTGTTGTTGATGGTTTTTCGCAAGAGGCAACTCCTGAATTGACTCCAGTAAAAATAGATTCATTGTATAGAGAAGATCAGTTTTATATTTCGGTTTCGCTCAACTCTTTGCAAAACAAACCTATTGGATTGACACAAGAAAAATTTTCTCCTGGATTTACTTTTGGTTTCCTTCGAGATATGCCTATAAACAAGAAAAGAACTTTTGCTATTGCTCCAGGACTTGGTTTTAGCTTTAATAATTACAATCAAAATTTAGCTATTACAAAATCAAACGGAGTTTCAGTTTACAATGTTTTGGATTCCGATGTGGCGTATAGCAAAAATAAATTCTCGCAATTGTCGGTTGAGGTTCCTTTGGAATTGAGATGGCGTTCCTCGACTTACGAAAGTCATAAATTTTGGCGTATTTACGGTGGTTTCAAGATGAGTTATTTGATTTATGATAAGTCAGTTTTTCAGGATGGACAAGGGAAGATTGTTGTTAGTAATAATAAAGATTTTACCAAATTCCAATACGGAGCTTATATTGCATCAGGATATAACACCATCAATGTGTATGCTTATTACGGATTGAATCCATTATTTGAATCGGCAAAAAATAGTACAGAATCTATAGATATGAACTCCATCAATTTTGGTGTTATTTTTTATGTGCTATAA
- the rpoN gene encoding RNA polymerase factor sigma-54: MLKQFLNLKLSQKLSPQQIQLMKLIQLPTQAFEQRLLEEMNENPALESGTDEEEIYDNDEFNNDDANDEFDDYDDNDSEDISDINIDEYLSSDETPDYKTQANNYSDDDEERESPLVAPISFHQDLINQLNTFMLNDDEREIAEFLVGSIDDMGYIRRSTQDLVDDMAFTQGIYTDEKNVERMLHVIHELEPSGVGARDLQECLLLQLKHKTPTEYIALAIDIIENQFDAFTKKHYDKLLQKYAVSNEQLKTAINEIEKLNPKPGGSFTGSNKITEHVVPDFSIRIEDDELVLTLNGRNAPSLHVSKDYQEMMQTYKSSRDKSTAQKDAVQFIKQKLDSAKWFIDAIKQRQETLYVTMNAIMHYQQEYFLEGDETKLKPMILKDIADMVGLDISTISRVANSKYVETPYGTKLIKEFFSEAMKNDQGEDVSTLEIKKILKNTIEEEDKRKPLPDDQLAEILKEKGYPIARRTIAKYREQLDIPVARMRKKI; the protein is encoded by the coding sequence ATGCTCAAGCAATTTCTAAATCTTAAACTTTCTCAAAAATTATCTCCACAACAAATTCAGTTGATGAAGTTAATTCAATTGCCTACGCAAGCCTTCGAACAACGATTGTTGGAAGAAATGAACGAGAATCCGGCATTGGAGTCGGGTACCGATGAGGAAGAAATTTACGATAATGACGAATTCAACAACGATGATGCTAATGATGAATTCGATGATTATGATGATAACGATAGCGAAGACATTAGCGACATCAACATTGACGAATATTTAAGCAGCGACGAAACGCCCGATTACAAAACCCAAGCCAATAATTACAGTGATGACGATGAGGAACGCGAATCGCCATTGGTTGCTCCAATCAGTTTTCATCAGGATTTAATCAATCAGCTGAATACTTTTATGCTGAATGATGACGAGCGTGAAATTGCCGAATTTTTAGTAGGAAGCATTGACGACATGGGTTATATCCGCCGTAGCACGCAGGATTTGGTTGATGATATGGCGTTTACTCAAGGTATTTACACCGATGAGAAAAACGTTGAGAGAATGTTGCATGTTATCCACGAATTGGAACCTTCTGGCGTTGGCGCACGAGATTTACAGGAATGTTTGTTGTTGCAATTGAAACACAAAACACCTACAGAATATATCGCATTGGCCATTGATATTATCGAAAATCAGTTTGATGCTTTTACCAAAAAACATTACGACAAACTGTTGCAAAAATATGCAGTTTCGAATGAGCAACTCAAAACAGCCATCAACGAAATTGAAAAACTGAACCCAAAACCAGGGGGTTCTTTTACAGGAAGCAATAAAATTACCGAGCATGTTGTTCCTGATTTTTCTATTCGAATAGAAGATGATGAATTGGTTTTGACGCTGAACGGAAGAAATGCCCCTTCCCTACACGTTTCCAAAGATTATCAGGAAATGATGCAAACCTATAAAAGTTCACGTGACAAATCGACGGCTCAAAAAGATGCGGTGCAGTTTATCAAACAAAAACTGGATTCAGCCAAATGGTTTATTGATGCCATCAAACAACGTCAGGAAACGCTTTATGTAACCATGAATGCCATTATGCACTATCAACAAGAATACTTCTTGGAAGGCGACGAAACCAAGCTAAAACCAATGATATTAAAAGACATCGCCGATATGGTTGGTTTAGACATTTCGACCATTTCTCGTGTGGCCAATAGCAAATATGTAGAAACACCTTATGGCACAAAACTGATTAAAGAATTCTTCTCGGAAGCCATGAAAAACGACCAAGGCGAAGATGTTTCGACCCTTGAAATCAAGAAAATTCTAAAAAACACCATCGAAGAAGAAGACAAACGCAAACCGCTTCCAGACGATCAATTAGCAGAAATTCTTAAAGAAAAAGGCTATCCTATTGCTAGAAGAACCATTGCAAAATACCGTGAACAACTGGATATTCCTGTGGCTAGAATGAGGAAGAAGATTTAA